In Actinoplanes octamycinicus, the genomic window CTGGTCGCCGTCGACGGGAACACCTTCGCGGTGATCGAGCGGGACAACCAGCGCGGCGAGCTGGCGTCGATCAAGCGGATCTACACGTTCGACGTACCGGCCACCTGGACCGGCACCCCGGCCGTGCGCAAGAAGCTGGTCAAGGACGTGCTGCCGGCGCTCAAGGCGGACCACGGCTGGGTGCAGGACAAGCTGGAGGGCCTCGCGGTGGCCGGCAACGGCCGCACCTACGCGGTGACCGACAACGACGCGATCGACGACGCCACCGGCGAGACGGTCTTCCTGGACCTCGGCAAGCTGCTCTGACACGCGCTGACCGGGCGCGTCAGCGCCCTGTCAGCGACACCCGGCACGGTGCCGGCATGGGAATCGACAGCAACGCGATCTACGCCGAGGGCCTGGTGAAACGCTACGGCGACACCACCGCCCTGGCCGGGGTGGACCTCGTGGTCCGCCCCGGCACGGTGCTCGGCCTGCTCGGGCCGAACGGGGCCGGCAAGACCACCGCGGTCCGGATCCTGGCCACCCTGATCAGCCCGGACGCCGGGCACGCCACGGTCGGCGGCTTCGACGTGGTCCGGCAGGCCGCCGAGGTCCGCCGCCTGATCGGCCTGACCGGCCAGTACGCCTCGGTCGACGAGCAGCTCACCGGCACCGAGAACCTCCTGATGATCGGCCGGCTGCTCGGCCTGTCCCGGCCCGCCGCGCGGTCCCGGGCGAGGGCGCTGCTCACCCGGTTCGACCTGCTGGACGTCGCCGACCGCGCGGCCGGCAAGTACTCCGGGGGGATGCGCCGCCGCCTCGACCTGGCCGCCAGCCTGGTCGGCGAGCCGCGCCTGCTCTACCTGGACGAGCCCACCACCGGCCTGGACCCGCGCAGCCGCAACGAGGTGTGGGACATCGTCCGTGACCTGGTCGCCGCCGGGACCACGGTGCTGCTCACCACCCAGTACCTGGACGAGGCCGACCGGCTGGCCGACGAGATCGTGGTGATCGACCACGGCCGGGTGATCGCCACCGGGACGCCGGAGCAGCTCAAGGCCCGGACCGGGGCGCAGACCGTGACCGCCCGCGCGGCCGACCCGGCCGACCTGGAGAAGCTCGCCGAACAGGTGCGCCGGGTGGCGGCCGGGCCGATCGAGGTGCGCGGCGACCTGGTGGTCGCGCCGGTCGCCGATCCGGGCGCGCTCACCCGGCTGGTGCGCAGCCTGGACGACGCCGGTCTGGTCGTCGCCGAGCTGGCGCTGCGCAGCCCCAGCCTGGACGAGGTGTTCCTCGGCCTGACGGAGGTGGCGGCGTGATCGACTGCATCGCAGTGAAGCAAGGGCCGGCCGAGCACGGCCAGGGAGGCACCGCGTGAGCACCATGGCCGTGCGCAACACCGCCACGCTCGCCTGGCGGACCCTGGTGCAGATCAAACACAACCCGATGGAGCTGATGGACTTCAGCATCCAGCCGGTGATGTTCCTGCTGCTGTTCACCTTCGTCTTCGGCGGTCAGCTGGCCGGCTCGCCGGCCGAGTACCTGCAGTTCGCGCTGGCCGGGATCATCGTGCAGAACCTGCTCTTCGCCACCATGAACACCGGGGTGGGCCTGAACACCGACATCAGCAAGGGCGTCTTCGACCGGCTGCGGTCGCTGCCGATCGCCCGGTTCGCGCCGCTGGCCGGGCGGATCGTGGCCGACGTGCTGAAGCAGGCGTGGGCGATCCTGCTGCTGCTCGGGGTCGGCACGCTGCTCGGCTTCCGGATCACCACCGGGCCGCTGCCGGCGCTCGGCGCGGTCCTGCTGCTGCTCGGCTTCGCGCTGGCCGCGTCGTGGATCTCGGTGCTGGTCGCGATGCTGGTCGACGAGCCGGACAAGGTGCAGATCTTCGGCTTCGTGCTGATCTTCCCGATCACGTTCGCGAGCAGCGCGTTCGTCCGGCCCGAGACGATGCCGGGCTGGCTGCAGGGCTTCGTCCGGATCAACCCGACGAGCGTGCTCTCCGACGCGGTCCGGGGGCTGCTCACCGGAGGACCGGTGGCCGGGCCGGTGCTCCAGTCGGTGCTCTGGGCCCTGGTGCTGCTGGGCGTCTTCGCCCCGCTGTCGGTGCGCGCGTTCCGCCGCCGGACCTGAGGACGGTGCTCACCGCGTACCGAAAATGTCTGGGGGAAGGTGATTTTGATCTATGCCGTCGCCCTGGTGGAAGGCGGCCTCGAAGGCCGCGTCGCCGAGGGCGGCGCGGGCCTCGCGCTCGACGCGGTCGGCGTCCTCGACGGTGCGGTCCACCGCGCCGCGCACCGCCACCGCGGCGCCCAGCAGGGTGGCGGCCCGCGCCGGGTCGCCCTCCCGGCAGGCCAGATCCGCGATGCCGACCAGCACCTGGGCGATCACCGGGGAGTCCAGCGTGCCGACCGCGATCCGCAGCGCCTCCTCGTGCCGGGCCCGGGCCGCGCCGAGATCGCCGGCCGCGCCCTCGATCAGACCCTGGGCGCTGGCCGCGATCGCCCGGAACTGCGGGGCCAGCGTCGAGTCCACGATCAGCTCGACGGCCCGGGCGATCTCCCGGCGGGCGTCGTCGAGCCGGCCCTCGGCCCGGGCGATCGTCGCGGCCGCGTGGTGCACCGAACCCATCACCTCCGGGACGCCCGCGTCGACCGCCTGCCGGCGGGCCCGCTCCAGCGTCCGGTGCGCCGCCTCCCGGTCGCCGGCCAGCCACATCTGGTGCGCCAGCTTGGTGGTCAGCTGTGGCAGGTCCTCCCGCACCCCGACCGCCTCGACCAGCGCGATCGCCTCCCGCTGCCAGCCGACCGCGCGGGCGAAGCCGCCGCGGGCCGCGGTCAGGTCGGCCAGCGCGCTCAGCGTGAAACCGATCCCCCAGCGCTCGCCGACCGCCCGGAAACCGGCCAGCGCGGCGGTCAGGTCGGCCTCGGCCACCTCGGCCGGCTCCCCGAAGTTGAGCCGCACCTGGCCGACGATCATCCGGGCCATGGCGCGCAACCACGGGTCCGGGTCGTCGTAGAGCGCCTGGCCGAAAGCGATCACGCTGGACTGCTCCGGTGAGGCGTAGAGCGCGGCCAGCGGCGCCACCAGGCGCAGCGCCGGATGGCTGTCCGGGGACGGCTCGACCAGCTCCAGCGCCCGGCGGAACGACTCCCGCACCTCGGCGAAGTCCAGCGGACCCTCGACGCCGTTGAGCGCCGCCAGGGTGTGTGCCAGGGCCAGCTCCTGCGAGTCGGCCGGGCCGTCCAGCGCCAGCGCGGCCAGGCACAGGCCGGTGCCCTCGACCCGGTGCCCGCACAGCCACCAGTACCAGCCCAGGTTGGCGACCAGCGCGATCGCGGTGGCCCGGTCCCCGGCGGCGATCGCGTCCCGGACGCCGGCGTGCAGGTTGTCGTGCTCGGCGCGCAGCCGGGCCATCCAGGTGAGCTGCTCGGCGCCGCGCAGGTGCGGCTCGGCCTCCCGGGCCCGGGCCAGCAGCCAGCCGCCGATCGCCACCCGCATCGGCTCGGTCTCGCCGGCCTCGGCCAGCCGCTCCAGGCCGTACTCGCGGATCGTCTCCAGCATCCGGTAGCGCCCGTCCGCGCCCAGGACCAGCAGCGACTTGTCCACCAGGGCGCCCAGCAGGTCCAGGTCGGCGTCGCAGACCTGCTCGACCGCGGCCACCTCGGCGCCGCCCGGGAAGGCGGCCAGTCGCCGCCACAGCCGCCGCTCCGGCTCGGTGAGCAGGTCCCAGCTCCACCCGACCACCGCGCGCAGCGTCTGATGCCGCGGCAGCGCGGTCCGGCTGCCGCCGGTGAGCAGCCGGAACCGGTCGGCCAGCCGGTCGGCGAGCACCGCCGGCGGCAGACTGCGCAACCGGGCCGCGGCCAGCTCGACGGCCAGCGGCATGCCGTCCAGCGCCCGGCAGATCCGGACCACGTGCGCCACGTTGTCGCCGGTCAGGGTGAACCCGGCGGCCCGGTCCAGGAGCAGCCGCACCGCCGGGAAACCGGCCGCCTCGGCCGGTCCGGCGTCCGGCGGCGGGGACTCCAGCGGCTCCACCGGGTGCAGGATCTCGCCCGGGATGCCGAGCGGCTCCCGGCTGGTCGCCAGCAGCCGCAGCCCGGGCGCGGCGCGCAGCAGCGTGTCGGCGACCGCGGCGGCCGCGTCGATCAGGTGCTCGCAGTTGTCCAGGATCAGCAGCATCCGGCGGCCGGCCACCGCGCTGCGCAGCCGGGCCAGCGTGGGATGGTTGCCCAGGACCAGGTGGTCGCGGTAGGGGAGGGCGCTCAGCACGGTCTGCGGCACCTCGGCCGGGTCGCGGACCGGGGCCAGCTCGACCCGCCACACCTCGCCCGGGAGGCGGGCGCCGACCTCGACCGAGAGGCGGGTCTTGCCGCTGCCGCCCGGGCCGGTGAGGGTGACCAGGCGGTGGGTGCGGAGCATGCTGGTGAGGGTGTGGATCTCGGAGTCGCGGCCGACGAAGGTGCTCAGTTCGGCGGGCAGGTTGGTGCTGCCCGCCGTGCCTGCCGCGGCGGGCTGGGCGTGCAGCAGCTCCCGGTGCAGCCGGGTCAGCTCGGCCGACGGATCGGTGCCGAGCTGCTCGGCGAGGCGGCGGCGGGCCTGCTCGAAGACCTCCAGCGCCCGGCCCGGGCTGCCGTTCGCCCGCAGCGCCCGGATCAGCAGCGCGACCAGCGGCTCGTCCAGCGGATGCGCCGCGACCAGCGCCTCCAGCTCGGGCACCACGTCCCGGTGCGCCATCTCGGCGGCCAGCCAGGCCTGCTGCGCGCTCAGGTGCAGCCGGCGCAGCCGGACCAGCTCGGCCGCGGCGGCCTCCGGGAACTCCGGATCGCCGCGCCACAACTTCACCGCCTCGCCGGGCGTGCTTCGCTCGAAACGGAAGACATCCACCTTCGCCCGGTCGATGACCAGCCGGTACCCGGTCGGCACCGCCTCGATCCGCAACTCCGGGGCGGCTCGCCGCAGCCGGGAGACCAGTGCCTGCAACGCGTTCGCCGCCGCGGCGGGCGGCGCGTCACCCCAGATGCCGTCGATCAGCCGGTCCGCGGAGACCGTCCGGCCCGCGTCCAGGGCGAGGAGAATGATCAAGGTACGCAGCCGCGTGCCCGCGATCGGCACCACCTCCCCGGTGCCGGCGCGCAGCTCCACCGGCCCCAGCACCGCGATGTCCACACGTCGATTCTGCCCGCTCACCCGCCGCTCGCCCGGCCACGCTCCAGATTGGTCACCGTCCTGAACTTCGAGATCCTTCCCGGTACGCCCGGCCTCACCCTGGCCGAGGTGGCGCATGTGCTGGTCCCCGGCCGCGGCCGCACCGCCACCGGCGACGGCCTCACCCCGGAAGGCGCGGCCCGGGTCGCGGTGGCCGCTGATCTGTTCCGGTCACTGCCGGTTGCCGGTCGCATCGTCTGCGCCGGCTACAAGTCGCCGCTCGACAGCAAGGGCCGCCCGTGGACCACGCCGGAGGCGCCGGGGGAGGTCTTCCAGGGCGTCCCGGAGGCCGATCTGATGCGAGAGGTGCTGCTCGCTTCCGGTTTGGACCCCTTTTCGGTACGGCCGGAGCGCCACTCGATCGACACGGTGGCCAACCTGCTGCGCTCGGAGTCCGAAGGTCACTTCGGCGATCCTCGGCCGGTGGCCATCGTCTCCCAGCGGTCCCACCTGCGGCGGATTCTCTCGGTCATCGCGCCGTACACGCTGCGCCGCCCGTACCTCGGGGTCGTCGTCCCGTCCCCGTTCCCAGCTCCGCTGCCGCCTTCCTCCGTGCCCTTGCCTCCTCCTTCCTCTGCGGGTTCGCCCTCCTCCGGGCCTCCGCCTTCGTCCGCGCCTTCGCCTTCCTCCGGGCCGCCGCCCTCCTCCGCGTCTTCGCCCTCCTCCGGGCCACCGCCTTCCTCTGCGCCTGCGCCCTCCTCCGGGCCGTCGCCTGACGCGGAGCATTTTCTGGCCGAGCTGGCGAGCCGTCTGATCGCCGCTCGTCTCCCGGCCGACCCGCTGCGCGCCATCCGGGTCGCCGAACGCCGATCGGTCGCCCTGTGGCGCCTGGCCCGGGCCTTCGGCAAGCGCGAGTACCACTGAGCACGGTCCGCCCTGGCACGATGGTGCGGTGACCTTGCCGAGCGGCAGCAGCTGATCGCCCTGCCGCGCGACCTGGACAATCCAGACAATGTGGGCTGCCGTTGAACAGCCTCCCCGCGAAGCCGTCCTGATCGGCGGAAGTCGCCGGTGAGTCGGCCCGGGGCGCTGGCCGTCGTGCCACCGTCCGGTCGCGACTGGCCGGGCCGCCGGCAGGCGCGAGCAGCGCTGAGCGCAGGCGGGCGGCTGGGCGTCGGCGAGGCGTTCCGCGTTACACCTGACGGGGCGGGAAGCGGCCAATTTTGTCGATCTCTTCGGCCGATCGCTCAACGGGCCGGGCTCTGTGGAGCATGTGGCGTCGTCTCGATGTCACCTGAGGAGCACCAACCATGCGGACCCTCCCCGTCCTGCGCATCACGGCCGCCGCGGCAGCGGGCGTCGCCACGTCGTTCGCCGTCACCGCGGCGGCGCATGCCACCGGGACCACCATCCCGATCAACGGCGGTAACGTGCCGGCCATCGCCGCCGACTACGAACACGAGTGCGGCGCGCAGCTCGGCGGAGGCCCGTACCCCGGCAAGGATGTCTGGGTCTTCAACCTGCCCGGCAACGCGGCCACGACGGGCAGCTTCACCGCCATCCGCGCCATGTTCGACACGAACGGCGACGGCAAGGCCGACTCCACTGTGGTGATCGAGGCCGGCGCGGCGGACGGCGACGACATCGTCACGGTGGGCCACAGCAAGGCGTACGCGATCACCGCGGCCGGCTGGACCCTGATCGACGCCAACGCTACCATCACCGGCAAAGCTGACAAATTCGTCCTGACCCACACCTGCGCAGCCACCGGATCCGCCACGACCACCCCGACTACCAAGCCCGCCACCACCTCACCGACCGCCTCCACGTCGTCCAGCGCCAGCACGGGCGGCGGCGGCTCCGAGGGTTCCGGAAGTGCCGAGGGTTCCGGAGGCACCGAGGGTTCCGGAGGCGCCGACGGTTCCGGCGAGGGTGCCGGCGAGGAGAGCCTGCCGGTCACCGGCCTGAACGTCGCCGGCGTGGCCGCACTGGGCCTGGCCCTGGTGGGCGCCGGTGCCGCCCTGGTCCTGCGCCGCCGCCGGCGCTTCATCGCCTGACGCGCCTGGCGTCTCGGAGGCGCGGCGGATCTTTGAAGAGCGTGACCACCGGGGTCTAGCCTGTCGCCCATGATCGAACGATTGACCTTCCGGTGGCGGCGTGAGGTGGCGGAGCAGGAGGCGGCAGTCGCGGCTGGCACCTTGGCCCGCGAGGAGGCGTATGCGCTCAATTCCTTCCCTGCCGATTTCGTCACCCGGGTCGATGCCGCGCTCACCCGTTACGAGCAGGATCTCGCCGCTCTCGAACCGGCCAACGACGCGGCAGCGTGGGCGGCAGTCGAACGCGTCGTCACGGCACTCAACGCCGCCGACTCCGGCGAGATCGAAACTGTCACACGCGAGGAGCTGTGCGAGTACATCGATGATGCGCTGGCCGATGCGGGCGTGGACGTCGACGCACTCACCAGCCGGCGAGGGATGGACAGGTCGGAGCTCACCGACGACTGGCGCGACTGGTAAACCAGCCAATCGCTGGTCGACGGAGCGCGGCGCACGCGAAACGGCGGCCACGCCGGCTGGGAGCCGGGCGTGACCGCCGTTTCAGCGACGTGCGAGGTCAGACGTTGTAGTACATCTCGAACTCGTGCGGGGTCGGGCGCAGCCGGACCGGGTCGATCTCGTTGGTGCGCTTGTAGTCGATCCAGGTGGCGATGAGGTCGTCGGTGAAGACGCCGCCGGCGGTGAGGAACTCGTGGTCGGCCTCGAGGGAGTTGAGGACCGCGTCGAGCGAGCCGGGGACCTGCTTGACGTTGCCCCACTCCTCCGGCGGCAGGTCGTACAGGTCCTTGTCGATCGGCGCCGGGGGCTCGATCTTGTTCTTGATGCCGTCCAGGCCGGCCATCATCTGGGCGGAGAAGGCCAGGTACGGGTTGGACGACGGGTCCGGCACGCGGAACTCGACGCGCTTCGCCTTCGGGTTGCTGCCGGTCACCGGGATGCGGGTGCAGGCGGAGCGGTTGCGCTGCGAGTAGACCAGGTTGACCGGGGCCTCGTAGCCGGGGACCAGGCGACGGTACGAGTTGACCGTCGGGTTGGTGAACGCGAGCAGCGACGGCGCGTGGTGCAGCAGGCCACCGATGTACCAGCGGGCGGTGTCGGACAGGCCGGCGTACCCGGTCTCGTCGTAGAACAGCGGCTCGCCGCCCAGCCACAGGCTCTGGTGGGTGTGCATGCCGGAGCCGTTGTCACCGAAGAGCGGCTTCGGCATGAACGTCGCCGTCTTGCCGTGCTCCCAGGCGGTGTTCTTGATGATGTACTTGAACAGCTGCATCTGGTCGCCGGCGTGCAGCAGCGTGGAGAACTTGTAGTTGATCTCGCCCTGGCCGGCGGTGCCGACCTCGTGGTGCGAGCGCTCCACGGTGAAGCCGGTGTCGACCAGACGGCGGACCATCGAGTCGCGCAGGTCGGCGTAGTGGTCGACCGGGGAGACCGGGAAGTAGCCGCCCTTGTAGGCGGTCTTGTAACCGCGGTTGCCGCCGGCCTCCTCGCGGCCGGAGTTCCACGCGCCCTCGATCGAGTCGATGTAGTAGAACGCCTGGTGCGCGGAGGTCTCGTGGCGGATCGAGTCGAAGATGTAGAACTCCGCCTCGGCGCCGAAGTAGGCGGTGTCGGCGATGCCGCTGGACGCGAGGTAGGCCTCGGCCTTCTTGGCCACGTTCCGCGGGTCGCGCGAGTAGGCCTCGCGGGTGAACGGGTCGTGGATGAAGAAGTTCAGCGCGAGCGTCTTCTGCTGGCGGAACGGGTCGACGAACGCGGTGGCCACGTCCGGCAGCAGCATCATGTCGGACTCGTGGATGGCCTGGAAGCCGCGGATCGAGGATCCGTCGAAGGCGAGACCGTCGGTTGCCACGCTGTCGTCGAACGACTCCACCGGGATGTTGAAGTGCTGCATCACACCGGGGAGGTCACAGAACCGTACGTCGACGAACTTGACGTCCTCGTCTTTGAGGTATCGCAGGAGTTCCTCGGGATTGGCGAACACACGTCCTCCTGGCACAGTTTTCCGATACCGGGCGGCCTGGGCCGCCACCTGGCAGGGCTGGTCGCGACGTTATGGGTCCGGAGTTGCCCCGGCGTATCCCTATTG contains:
- a CDS encoding ElyC/SanA/YdcF family protein; its protein translation is MVTVLNFEILPGTPGLTLAEVAHVLVPGRGRTATGDGLTPEGAARVAVAADLFRSLPVAGRIVCAGYKSPLDSKGRPWTTPEAPGEVFQGVPEADLMREVLLASGLDPFSVRPERHSIDTVANLLRSESEGHFGDPRPVAIVSQRSHLRRILSVIAPYTLRRPYLGVVVPSPFPAPLPPSSVPLPPPSSAGSPSSGPPPSSAPSPSSGPPPSSASSPSSGPPPSSAPAPSSGPSPDAEHFLAELASRLIAARLPADPLRAIRVAERRSVALWRLARAFGKREYH
- a CDS encoding AfsR/SARP family transcriptional regulator produces the protein MDIAVLGPVELRAGTGEVVPIAGTRLRTLIILLALDAGRTVSADRLIDGIWGDAPPAAAANALQALVSRLRRAAPELRIEAVPTGYRLVIDRAKVDVFRFERSTPGEAVKLWRGDPEFPEAAAAELVRLRRLHLSAQQAWLAAEMAHRDVVPELEALVAAHPLDEPLVALLIRALRANGSPGRALEVFEQARRRLAEQLGTDPSAELTRLHRELLHAQPAAAGTAGSTNLPAELSTFVGRDSEIHTLTSMLRTHRLVTLTGPGGSGKTRLSVEVGARLPGEVWRVELAPVRDPAEVPQTVLSALPYRDHLVLGNHPTLARLRSAVAGRRMLLILDNCEHLIDAAAAVADTLLRAAPGLRLLATSREPLGIPGEILHPVEPLESPPPDAGPAEAAGFPAVRLLLDRAAGFTLTGDNVAHVVRICRALDGMPLAVELAAARLRSLPPAVLADRLADRFRLLTGGSRTALPRHQTLRAVVGWSWDLLTEPERRLWRRLAAFPGGAEVAAVEQVCDADLDLLGALVDKSLLVLGADGRYRMLETIREYGLERLAEAGETEPMRVAIGGWLLARAREAEPHLRGAEQLTWMARLRAEHDNLHAGVRDAIAAGDRATAIALVANLGWYWWLCGHRVEGTGLCLAALALDGPADSQELALAHTLAALNGVEGPLDFAEVRESFRRALELVEPSPDSHPALRLVAPLAALYASPEQSSVIAFGQALYDDPDPWLRAMARMIVGQVRLNFGEPAEVAEADLTAALAGFRAVGERWGIGFTLSALADLTAARGGFARAVGWQREAIALVEAVGVREDLPQLTTKLAHQMWLAGDREAAHRTLERARRQAVDAGVPEVMGSVHHAAATIARAEGRLDDARREIARAVELIVDSTLAPQFRAIAASAQGLIEGAAGDLGAARARHEEALRIAVGTLDSPVIAQVLVGIADLACREGDPARAATLLGAAVAVRGAVDRTVEDADRVEREARAALGDAAFEAAFHQGDGIDQNHLPPDIFGTR
- a CDS encoding ABC transporter permease, with the translated sequence MAVRNTATLAWRTLVQIKHNPMELMDFSIQPVMFLLLFTFVFGGQLAGSPAEYLQFALAGIIVQNLLFATMNTGVGLNTDISKGVFDRLRSLPIARFAPLAGRIVADVLKQAWAILLLLGVGTLLGFRITTGPLPALGAVLLLLGFALAASWISVLVAMLVDEPDKVQIFGFVLIFPITFASSAFVRPETMPGWLQGFVRINPTSVLSDAVRGLLTGGPVAGPVLQSVLWALVLLGVFAPLSVRAFRRRT
- a CDS encoding ATP-binding cassette domain-containing protein — encoded protein: MGIDSNAIYAEGLVKRYGDTTALAGVDLVVRPGTVLGLLGPNGAGKTTAVRILATLISPDAGHATVGGFDVVRQAAEVRRLIGLTGQYASVDEQLTGTENLLMIGRLLGLSRPAARSRARALLTRFDLLDVADRAAGKYSGGMRRRLDLAASLVGEPRLLYLDEPTTGLDPRSRNEVWDIVRDLVAAGTTVLLTTQYLDEADRLADEIVVIDHGRVIATGTPEQLKARTGAQTVTARAADPADLEKLAEQVRRVAAGPIEVRGDLVVAPVADPGALTRLVRSLDDAGLVVAELALRSPSLDEVFLGLTEVAA
- a CDS encoding LPXTG cell wall anchor domain-containing protein, translated to MRTLPVLRITAAAAAGVATSFAVTAAAHATGTTIPINGGNVPAIAADYEHECGAQLGGGPYPGKDVWVFNLPGNAATTGSFTAIRAMFDTNGDGKADSTVVIEAGAADGDDIVTVGHSKAYAITAAGWTLIDANATITGKADKFVLTHTCAATGSATTTPTTKPATTSPTASTSSSASTGGGGSEGSGSAEGSGGTEGSGGADGSGEGAGEESLPVTGLNVAGVAALGLALVGAGAALVLRRRRRFIA
- the glnA gene encoding type I glutamate--ammonia ligase encodes the protein MFANPEELLRYLKDEDVKFVDVRFCDLPGVMQHFNIPVESFDDSVATDGLAFDGSSIRGFQAIHESDMMLLPDVATAFVDPFRQQKTLALNFFIHDPFTREAYSRDPRNVAKKAEAYLASSGIADTAYFGAEAEFYIFDSIRHETSAHQAFYYIDSIEGAWNSGREEAGGNRGYKTAYKGGYFPVSPVDHYADLRDSMVRRLVDTGFTVERSHHEVGTAGQGEINYKFSTLLHAGDQMQLFKYIIKNTAWEHGKTATFMPKPLFGDNGSGMHTHQSLWLGGEPLFYDETGYAGLSDTARWYIGGLLHHAPSLLAFTNPTVNSYRRLVPGYEAPVNLVYSQRNRSACTRIPVTGSNPKAKRVEFRVPDPSSNPYLAFSAQMMAGLDGIKNKIEPPAPIDKDLYDLPPEEWGNVKQVPGSLDAVLNSLEADHEFLTAGGVFTDDLIATWIDYKRTNEIDPVRLRPTPHEFEMYYNV